In one window of Mercurialis annua linkage group LG4, ddMerAnnu1.2, whole genome shotgun sequence DNA:
- the LOC126678271 gene encoding uncharacterized protein LOC126678271: MEETHGTTFSIHPGSTKMYHDVKGRYWWNGMKRDIAQYIAKFSTCQQLNVDINKHMDSYNLYPFQSGSGQGIPWTLCEIGTGVYDKIVSLHRVPVSIVSYRGSTFTSRFWKSLQEALGTQLDFSTTFHPQIDDFGGSWDTYLPLVEFLYNNSYHSSIEMAPYEALYGRRCRSPICWEEVGERKLTGAEIVQVSPMKSVIRFCKKGKFSPRYVGPYLIVERIRKVSYKLELPPDMSQNVHGRQKIVCDKNIHTYLTLVVGGSSIEEKNAAHQEQLICPYGQNSALAEFCRRAAALV; encoded by the exons ATGGAAGAAACCCATGGAACTACGTTCAGTATTCATCCTGGATcaaccaagatgtatcatgacgTCAAAGGAAGATATTGGTGGAATGGGATGAAAAGAGATATTGCACAGTATATAGCCAAGTTTTCGACTTGTCAACAACTTAATGTGGACATCAACAAACATATGGATTCCTACAACCTTTAcccattccagagtggaagtgggcaAGGAATACCATGGACTTTATG CGAAATTGGCACAGGTGTATATGACAAAATTGTAAGTTTACATAGAGTTCCTGTATCAATTGTATCTTATAGAGGTTCAACTTTTACCTCACGGTTCTGGAAGAGCTTGCAAGAAGCCTTAGGGACACAATTGGATTTTAGTActacttttcatcctcagataGATG ATTTTGGAGGAAGTTGGGATACATATTTACCCTTAGTGGAGTTCTTATATAATAATAGTTATCAttcgagcattgagatggctccTTATGAGGCTCTATACGGACGTAGGTGTAGATCTCCTATTTGCTGGGAAGAAGTTGGAGAAAGAAAATTGACGGGAGCGGAGATTGTACAA GTATCACCTATGAAAAGTGTGATTCGTTTTTGCAAGAAAGGGAAGTTTTCTCCAAGATATGTGGGTCCATATTTAATCGTAGAGCGTATCAGAAAAGTTTCTTATAAACTGGAACTGCCACCAGACATGTCACAG AATGTACATGGGAGACAGAAGATAGTATGCGACAAAAATATCCATACCTATTTGACCCTG GTGGTCGGAGGAAGCTCCATTGAGGAGAAAAACGCTGCTCACCAAGAGCAGCTCATCTGCCCTTACGGGCAAAACTCTGCTTTGGCAGAATTCTGCCGAAGGGCAGCAGCTCTGGTCTAA